The Anabaena sp. WA102 genome contains a region encoding:
- a CDS encoding DUF3536 domain-containing protein — translation MTLAAEIPSSYDSILPLDQEAKSSPEHDPLKTAQGVYVTVHGHFYQPPRENPYLDAIERQPSASPFHDWNERIHWECYRPNAFARVFNDRGEVVKIVNNYEYMSFNIGPTLMSWLERHDMEVYQRILEADAKSCDRLNGHGNAIAQVYNHIILPLANERDKHTQIRWGKEDFRSRFGREPEGMWLAETAVDYATLEALVAEGIKFIILAPSQAQRCRLIPTGDDSGSQWHEVGGNQIDPTRPYRCYLDSDESAKTSTAYIDIFFYDGPISRDMGFSDVVYNSHHFAGRIGAAIRGDHRQSQLISVATDGETFGHHKKGTEKTLAYAFIGEFPRHGWTVTNFAHYLSLNPPSWEVKLKSVTAWSCAHGVDRWQDDCGCGGEGGVWHQKWRRPLRNALNWLRDQLIDVYEEYGNPLFRDPWQARDEYIYVMGDRTPANIHRFLSHHQTRKLQAAEQVEALRLLEMQRHSLLMFTSCGWFFEEISRPEGTQILRYASRALELAGDVAGVQLEKGFLKRLGLAPSNVEEFKHGAEIYRQLVLTAQIDFKQVASHYAITSLFNHHKNTLPQQQTDKHHHIPHQRVYCYNAHELDYHKQSLGPLTMAVGHLQLVSDITWESENLVFAVLHLGGWDFHCCIQQFAGRRNYSQIKEKLFTSLQQASIAHVILVMTQLFGDDTFSLQTLFAEERHRIMRLLSQDTLARLDQLYTQAYRDNYGVIMAFHRDELEVPRELQVAAEIALGYRCLTTLKSLEQDITELQLSWNLIGELEAIATEAEHLRCQLNIPDGNQILEQLIVRLLWQLLYTANSKIDADIQRLERLIDVGYKLHLGINLNHSQELYWSCLHSQILPRITSLDSEAETMQCRQLLKLGQKLAVDVSPYLDKLP, via the coding sequence ATGACTTTGGCAGCGGAAATACCAAGTAGTTATGACTCAATATTACCATTAGATCAAGAGGCTAAATCCAGTCCTGAACATGATCCCCTGAAAACTGCTCAGGGTGTTTATGTGACGGTTCATGGGCATTTTTATCAACCTCCTAGAGAAAATCCCTATCTTGATGCGATTGAACGTCAACCTAGTGCTAGTCCTTTTCATGACTGGAATGAGCGGATTCATTGGGAATGCTATCGTCCTAATGCTTTTGCTAGGGTCTTCAATGACCGAGGCGAGGTTGTGAAGATTGTGAATAATTATGAATACATGAGTTTTAATATCGGTCCTACGCTGATGTCGTGGTTAGAACGCCACGACATGGAGGTTTATCAGCGGATTTTGGAGGCTGATGCTAAAAGCTGCGATCGCCTCAATGGTCATGGCAATGCGATCGCTCAAGTTTATAATCATATTATCCTGCCTCTAGCCAATGAACGGGATAAACATACACAAATTCGCTGGGGTAAGGAAGATTTCCGTTCTCGCTTTGGTCGTGAACCTGAAGGAATGTGGTTGGCGGAAACAGCCGTAGATTATGCCACTTTAGAAGCCTTGGTAGCGGAAGGCATTAAATTTATCATTTTAGCCCCTTCTCAAGCCCAGCGTTGTCGTCTAATCCCCACAGGAGATGATTCTGGTAGTCAATGGCATGAGGTGGGGGGTAATCAGATTGATCCTACTCGTCCTTATCGCTGTTATTTAGATAGTGACGAGTCTGCAAAAACATCAACTGCCTATATTGATATATTTTTCTACGATGGTCCAATTTCGCGGGATATGGGTTTTAGTGATGTTGTCTACAATTCCCATCATTTTGCAGGACGGATTGGGGCGGCTATTCGCGGGGATCATCGTCAGTCCCAATTGATTTCTGTAGCTACAGATGGGGAAACTTTTGGACATCATAAAAAGGGAACAGAGAAGACTTTAGCCTATGCCTTTATTGGTGAGTTTCCCCGTCATGGTTGGACTGTCACCAATTTTGCCCACTATCTAAGTTTAAATCCTCCCTCTTGGGAAGTAAAATTAAAGTCGGTGACGGCTTGGAGTTGCGCTCACGGTGTGGACAGATGGCAGGATGATTGTGGTTGTGGTGGTGAAGGGGGTGTGTGGCATCAAAAATGGCGACGACCCTTACGTAATGCGTTAAATTGGCTGCGAGATCAGTTAATTGATGTCTATGAGGAATATGGTAATCCCTTATTTCGTGATCCTTGGCAAGCGAGGGACGAATATATTTATGTCATGGGCGATCGCACTCCCGCTAATATTCACCGGTTTCTATCTCACCATCAAACTCGCAAACTCCAAGCGGCTGAACAGGTAGAAGCTTTACGCTTGTTGGAAATGCAGCGTCACTCTTTGCTAATGTTCACCAGTTGCGGCTGGTTTTTTGAGGAAATTTCTCGCCCAGAGGGAACACAGATTTTGCGTTATGCCTCTCGCGCTTTAGAATTAGCAGGAGATGTGGCAGGTGTACAATTAGAAAAAGGCTTTCTTAAACGTTTGGGTTTAGCTCCTAGTAATGTAGAAGAGTTTAAACATGGGGCGGAGATATATCGTCAGTTAGTGCTAACTGCCCAAATTGATTTTAAACAAGTTGCTTCCCATTACGCTATTACTTCCCTTTTTAATCATCACAAAAATACTCTCCCTCAACAACAAACAGATAAACATCACCATATTCCTCATCAGCGTGTTTATTGCTATAATGCCCATGAGCTAGATTATCATAAGCAAAGCTTGGGACCATTAACTATGGCAGTGGGGCATTTGCAGCTAGTGTCAGATATTACTTGGGAAAGTGAAAATTTAGTATTTGCGGTTTTGCATTTGGGTGGTTGGGATTTTCATTGCTGTATTCAGCAGTTTGCAGGACGACGTAACTATAGTCAAATCAAGGAAAAGCTGTTTACGTCCCTACAACAGGCTAGTATCGCTCATGTGATTTTGGTGATGACTCAATTATTTGGGGACGATACCTTTAGTTTACAGACTTTATTTGCGGAAGAACGTCACCGGATTATGCGGTTGTTGAGTCAGGATACACTGGCACGATTAGACCAGTTATATACTCAGGCATATCGTGATAATTACGGTGTGATTATGGCTTTTCATCGGGATGAGTTGGAAGTACCACGAGAATTACAGGTAGCGGCGGAAATTGCTTTGGGGTATCGTTGTCTGACAACGTTGAAATCTCTAGAACAAGATATTACTGAATTGCAATTAAGCTGGAATTTGATTGGAGAGTTGGAAGCGATCGCTACTGAAGCTGAACATCTGCGTTGTCAATTGAATATTCCCGATGGTAATCAAATTTTAGAGCAATTAATAGTCCGGTTATTGTGGCAATTATTATATACTGCCAATAGCAAGATAGATGCAGATATTCAGCGGTTAGAACGATTAATTGATGTTGGTTATAAATTACATCTTGGCATTAATTTAAACCATTCCCAAGAACTCTATTGGAGTTGTTTACACAGTCAAATATTGCCACGAATTACCAGTCTTGATAGTGAAGCAGAAACTATGCAATGTCGTCAATTACTGAAACTAGGACAAAAATTAGCTGTTGATGTCAGTCCTTATTTAGATAAATTGCCATAA
- a CDS encoding DUF1868 domain-containing protein, translating into MDDNYQTYLNRVARMTLPEAYKTQIQHIQESSKFRVHAGVREATPFPGYTLITPPAQEDANNAAFYSKIQAYQQQLLKLPIASDLIVPVPPASFHVTVADLIWDSAFHHACAKNPQFAEDLNSQLAERFQEYQKLMTKGSPISWQMLGLIVMPRAVGMCLVPKDKRSYEEIIQFRRIIYQNRTLMGLGIEQHYHFTAHVTLGYFGEIPPELNRVNLTTMFCEFNQSLPLDTPDFLIDQVELRKFDNMTHYYRQPDWPSVNFKSMGV; encoded by the coding sequence TTGGACGACAACTACCAAACTTATTTAAATCGGGTAGCACGCATGACGCTACCAGAAGCTTACAAAACCCAGATTCAGCATATTCAGGAATCTTCTAAATTTCGAGTTCATGCTGGAGTCAGAGAGGCTACACCCTTTCCAGGCTATACGCTGATTACCCCACCAGCACAAGAAGACGCAAATAACGCTGCTTTTTACAGCAAAATACAAGCCTATCAACAGCAATTATTAAAGTTACCCATTGCTAGTGATTTGATTGTACCTGTTCCTCCTGCTAGTTTTCATGTGACGGTGGCAGATTTAATTTGGGACAGCGCTTTTCATCATGCTTGTGCAAAAAACCCTCAATTTGCTGAAGATTTGAATTCTCAATTAGCTGAGAGGTTTCAAGAATATCAAAAATTGATGACAAAGGGATCACCTATATCTTGGCAAATGTTAGGATTGATTGTCATGCCCAGGGCTGTGGGTATGTGTTTAGTACCAAAAGATAAACGTTCCTATGAGGAAATTATTCAATTTCGGCGGATAATTTATCAAAATCGCACATTAATGGGTTTGGGTATTGAGCAGCATTATCATTTTACAGCCCATGTGACATTGGGTTACTTTGGCGAAATTCCCCCAGAATTAAACAGGGTAAACCTGACTACCATGTTTTGTGAGTTTAATCAATCATTGCCGTTAGATACGCCAGATTTTCTCATTGATCAGGTGGAATTACGAAAATTTGATAATATGACCCATTATTATCGTCAACCAGACTGGCCAAGTGTAAATTTTAAGTCAATGGGGGTTTAG
- the holA gene encoding DNA polymerase III subunit delta, with translation MPIYVYWGEDDFAMEKAVVTLRDRILDPLWTSFNYTSFPPDQPDPIIQALNQAMTPPFGAGGRFVWLINTTLGQNCPDHILAELQRTLKVIPPDSTLLLTSRNKPDERLKSTKLLKQFATISEFSLIPPWKTELLVQSVQQVAQTIGLKISPLVAELLAESVGNDTRLLYNELEKLRLYTEGSGKPLDVNTVSELVRNTTQNTLQLATAIRTGDTPKALGILGDLSNAAEPGLRIVATLIGQFRTWLLVKMMMDSGERNPQAIAQGAEISNPKRIYFLQQEVKSLPLQQLISALPLLLELEVSLKQGASETSTLQTKVIELCQICRRT, from the coding sequence ATGCCAATATATGTTTACTGGGGCGAAGATGATTTTGCGATGGAAAAAGCCGTAGTCACTTTGCGCGATCGCATTCTTGATCCCCTGTGGACTAGTTTTAACTATACCTCATTTCCTCCAGATCAACCCGATCCTATCATCCAAGCTTTAAATCAAGCAATGACACCGCCATTCGGTGCTGGTGGGCGTTTCGTATGGCTCATCAACACCACTCTGGGGCAAAATTGTCCAGACCACATCCTCGCAGAATTACAACGCACTCTTAAGGTCATCCCTCCAGACTCTACCTTACTATTAACCAGTCGCAACAAACCAGATGAACGACTGAAAAGCACAAAACTCCTCAAACAATTTGCAACAATTTCCGAATTTTCCCTCATTCCCCCTTGGAAAACCGAACTTTTAGTCCAATCAGTTCAACAAGTCGCTCAAACCATCGGTCTAAAAATCAGTCCCCTAGTAGCCGAACTATTAGCCGAATCCGTAGGCAATGATACCCGTCTTCTCTACAATGAACTCGAAAAATTACGTCTTTATACAGAAGGTAGTGGCAAACCTTTAGATGTGAATACAGTATCGGAATTAGTCAGAAATACTACTCAAAACACCTTACAACTAGCAACAGCCATCAGAACTGGAGACACCCCAAAAGCCTTAGGCATCTTAGGTGATCTCAGCAATGCAGCCGAACCGGGTTTACGGATAGTTGCCACACTCATTGGTCAATTTCGCACCTGGTTATTAGTAAAAATGATGATGGACAGTGGTGAACGCAACCCCCAAGCGATCGCTCAAGGTGCTGAAATCTCTAACCCCAAACGCATCTACTTCCTACAGCAAGAAGTCAAATCCCTCCCCCTACAGCAACTCATCTCTGCCTTACCACTGCTATTAGAATTAGAAGTCAGCCTCAAGCAAGGTGCATCCGAAACCTCAACACTACAAACTAAAGTCATCGAACTTTGTCAAATATGCCGCCGCACTTAA
- the cax gene encoding calcium/proton exchanger, with amino-acid sequence MSIKNIIFSILLLFIPISLAAHFLEWGDLIVFITAALAILPLAAWMGTATEEITVVVGPGIGGFLNATFGNATELIIALVALNAGLIDVVKASITGSIISNLLLVMGLSMLLGGIRYKEQTFESVVARVNASSMNLAVIAILLPTAMNYTSIGISEATVQNLSLAVAIVLILVYGLTLLFSMKTHAYLYEVGIAEIEEDEVTHEKPNVWLWSGVLLVCTLLVAWESELLVDSLEVATSKLGLSALFTGVILVPIIGNAAEHATAVTVAMKNKMDLAMSVAVGSSMQIALFVAPVLVIAGWIVGQPMDLDFNPFELVAVAVSVLIANSISSDGKSNWLEGTLLLAAYTVLGFAFYFHPVTNGMG; translated from the coding sequence ATGTCAATCAAGAACATTATTTTCAGCATTCTGCTGCTGTTTATACCCATATCTCTAGCAGCCCACTTTTTAGAATGGGGAGACTTAATAGTTTTCATCACCGCAGCATTAGCGATTCTCCCCCTAGCAGCTTGGATGGGTACAGCTACCGAAGAAATCACCGTAGTCGTCGGTCCAGGAATAGGCGGATTTTTAAACGCGACTTTTGGCAATGCCACAGAATTGATTATCGCCTTAGTTGCCCTGAACGCGGGTTTAATAGATGTCGTTAAAGCCAGTATCACAGGTTCAATTATCAGTAACTTACTCTTAGTCATGGGCTTATCCATGCTACTAGGGGGAATTCGCTACAAAGAGCAAACATTTGAATCAGTTGTAGCGCGAGTAAATGCTTCCTCCATGAACTTGGCAGTAATTGCTATTTTGCTACCAACAGCAATGAACTATACCTCCATAGGTATTAGCGAAGCAACCGTGCAGAATCTCTCCCTAGCTGTAGCCATTGTCCTAATTTTGGTTTACGGCTTAACACTACTATTTTCGATGAAAACTCATGCTTATTTGTATGAAGTTGGTATAGCAGAAATAGAAGAAGACGAAGTTACCCATGAAAAACCAAATGTCTGGTTATGGAGTGGTGTGCTTTTAGTTTGTACCCTGTTAGTTGCCTGGGAGTCAGAATTGCTAGTTGATTCCTTAGAAGTCGCTACATCTAAACTAGGTCTAAGCGCACTATTTACCGGGGTAATTTTAGTTCCCATTATCGGTAACGCTGCTGAACACGCCACCGCAGTCACCGTAGCCATGAAAAATAAAATGGATCTGGCTATGTCTGTCGCTGTAGGTTCAAGTATGCAAATTGCCCTGTTTGTTGCCCCAGTCTTAGTAATTGCCGGTTGGATAGTTGGACAACCAATGGATTTAGATTTTAACCCCTTTGAATTAGTAGCTGTTGCTGTATCAGTTTTAATTGCTAATAGCATTAGTTCCGATGGTAAATCTAATTGGTTAGAAGGAACATTACTTCTAGCAGCTTATACTGTCTTGGGTTTTGCCTTCTACTTCCATCCAGTTACTAATGGGATGGGTTAA
- a CDS encoding cadmium resistance transporter translates to MNSLITTFTQSIIAFTVTNIDDIIILLLFFSQIDQNFRRRHIFIGQYLGFAVIILLSLPGFFGGLFIKRELIGLLGILPIIIKQLLNREETNTEIQTVNSDFVKPLHPQSVFSWLSNILHPNTCKVAAVTVANGSDNISIYIPLFAGENFANLVI, encoded by the coding sequence ATGAATAGTCTAATTACTACTTTTACTCAAAGCATCATTGCTTTTACAGTCACTAATATTGATGACATTATTATTTTGCTCCTATTTTTTTCGCAAATAGATCAAAATTTCCGCCGTAGACATATTTTTATCGGTCAATATCTGGGCTTCGCTGTTATTATTCTCCTCAGTTTACCAGGTTTTTTTGGTGGTTTATTTATCAAGAGAGAATTAATTGGATTATTAGGAATATTACCAATAATTATCAAACAATTACTAAATAGAGAAGAGACAAATACGGAAATTCAGACTGTTAATAGTGATTTCGTCAAGCCATTACATCCTCAATCTGTATTTTCTTGGTTATCGAATATTCTACATCCAAATACTTGTAAAGTTGCAGCAGTTACGGTTGCAAATGGTAGTGATAATATCAGTATTTATATACCTCTATTTGCAGGAGAAAATTTTGCTAACTTAGTAATTTAA
- a CDS encoding DUF4168 domain-containing protein produces the protein MATITSTSLISGTFGLNSKVTAQTLNLNSTEVTNYAKAVLGMEPARQQAFKEIKNLIGSKDIPQVICNDSKSFITLPNKAKDIAVNYCNHSQKIVEDSGLTIEQFNKITVEIQKTVI, from the coding sequence TTGGCAACTATTACCAGTACAAGCCTGATTTCTGGGACTTTTGGTCTCAATTCCAAAGTAACTGCTCAAACTTTAAACCTTAACAGTACAGAAGTAACTAATTACGCAAAAGCTGTATTAGGCATGGAGCCAGCCCGTCAGCAGGCCTTTAAAGAAATTAAAAACCTGATCGGTAGCAAAGACATTCCCCAAGTAATCTGTAATGATTCCAAAAGTTTCATTACACTACCAAACAAAGCCAAAGATATTGCCGTAAATTATTGCAACCATTCTCAAAAGATAGTTGAGGATAGTGGTCTCACCATCGAGCAATTTAACAAAATTACCGTAGAAATCCAAAAAACAGTAATTTAA